The Desulfovibrio sp. X2 genome includes the window AAATCCCGGGCACGGTTGCCGTCAGGGTCCGATTATCGGGACAGTCTCCCCGCCGCCCCGCCGACAAACGGGAATTTCGTCAACGACACCTTCACCCTCTCCTTTGCCGATGCTCCTCAAGTGCGCTCGTGCCAGTCCGCGGGCAAAGGAGCTGCGGGCGGGCGACGGCATACGGCAACGACGCCTTCCCCGGTCGAGGGAAGCGAACCTGAAGGCGTCTCTCCTGGTCGCTCAAAAAGTGCTGGATGCAAGGAGCAAGAAGAATGCAAGCCCGATGCGTATGCTCCAATACGCGAGGGGTTGCATTCTTCGCAGCGACGCCGCAGACGGTGCTTTTTCAGCGACCAGGAAGGAGGGATGGGGTGTGGGGAAGGGGTCCTTCCCTCCCTTCCCCACGAAAAATCAGCGCTCGGCCAGGATCTGTCGCGCGAGGTCGAGGTCGTAGAAGGTGCGGGGGTCGAAGGGCTTCTTCGGCTCGTCCTTGCCGGTGGCGTACATCTGCATGGCCTTTTCGAGCGCGCCCCAGGGCACCCAGCCGTGGTCGTCCCAGAGTTTCGGGTCGTCCTGGTTCCAGAGGCGGAACCAGACGGCGCCCTCTTCCTCCTTCACGTACATGCGCACCCGCTTCTTGGCCGGGTTGGGATAGTAGTAGCGTCCGCGTTCGTCCTTCATGGCAGGCTCCCTGTTGGTCTGCCCGCGTCTTGCCCGCCGCCCGCCGCCCTGTCAAGGCCGGGCAGGGCCCGGGCAGGCACCGGACGGCCGGGCGCGGACGTGCTATGGGAGGGGCGGACACGATCATGCATGGAGGAGGAGCGCATGAAGGGCATCACGGGAGCTTCGGCGGTGGTCACGGGCGGGGCGCAGGGCATAGGGCACGCGGTGGCGCGGGCGTTTCTCGAGGCCGGGGCCGGGGTCGCCGTCTGGGATGCGGACGAGGCGGCGCTCGACTGGGCTGCGGGCGAGCTGTCGCCCCTGGGCCGGGTGCTGCCCGTGGTTGCGGACGTGTCCGACGAGGACTCGGTGGCGCGGGCGGCGGAGCGGACGCTGGCCGCGTTCGGGGGCTGCAGGTTCCTGGTGAACAACGCCGGGATCATGGTGCGCAAGCCCCTGCCGGAGCTTTCCCTGGCCGAATGGAACCGCGTGCTGGGCGTGAACCTGACGGGCGCCATGCTCGCCGTGCGCGCCCTGGCGGGGGCGCTTTCGCAGGCGCGCGGCGCGGTGGTCAACATGGCCTCCACGCGCGCCGTGCAGTCGGAGCCGGACACGGAGTCCTACGCCGCGTCCAAGGGCGGCATAGCGGCCCTGACGCACGCCCTGGCCGTGAGCCTGGGCCCGGCGGTGCGCGTGAACTGCATCGCGCCCGGCTGGATCGACGTGAGCCGCCTGGGGCGCCCGGGCGGCCGCACGCCCCAGGCGCTGCGCGAGGCCGACCATGCGCAGCACCCGGCGGGCCGCGTGGGCAGGCCGGAGGACGTGGCCGCCCTGGCCCTCTTCCTGTGCTCGGACGAGGCGGGCTTCATGACCGGCGAGCGGGTGACGCTCGACGGCGGCATGACGCGCAGGATGATCTACGAGGAATAGCGGGCGGGCGCGTGCCGCGTCCATGAAGAAGGCCGATGGTCCACGGGGTGACCGCACGCGGCACGCGAACCGGGCATTTGCCCGGTTCCGCCGCCAGCGGCAGCCGTTAGGCGAGCGCGCTTTGGCGCGAGCCTTACGGCTGCCGACAGCAGCGATGCGGCAGCCGTTAGGCGAGCGCCATCAGGCGCGAGTCTTACGGATGCCGACAGCAGCGATACGGCGGCATGAGCAAGCCGAAAAAAAAGGGTGAGGGGCAGCGATCATCAGCAGAATACGGCTTTGCGTATTCTGCGGACGTC containing:
- a CDS encoding glucose 1-dehydrogenase codes for the protein MKGITGASAVVTGGAQGIGHAVARAFLEAGAGVAVWDADEAALDWAAGELSPLGRVLPVVADVSDEDSVARAAERTLAAFGGCRFLVNNAGIMVRKPLPELSLAEWNRVLGVNLTGAMLAVRALAGALSQARGAVVNMASTRAVQSEPDTESYAASKGGIAALTHALAVSLGPAVRVNCIAPGWIDVSRLGRPGGRTPQALREADHAQHPAGRVGRPEDVAALALFLCSDEAGFMTGERVTLDGGMTRRMIYEE